The Amycolatopsis sp. QT-25 genomic sequence GCGAAGCGATGCCAGCGGGCTACGGCGTTCCGGACGGTGCTCGCGCCGACGAGGCAGTCCTCAAGGATGTGCTGGTCGAGGCGCTGAAACGGTCGCGGAACCTGGAGCTGGAGCGCGGGGTGAGCATGGTCGGCCCGCATCGCGACGAGCTCGACCTCGTCCTCGGTGAAGCGCCGGCGAAGGGCTACGCGAGCCACGGGGAGTCCTGGTCGTTCGCCCTCGCCTTGCGTCTGGGAAGCTACGAGCTCCTGCGTGGCGAGGCCGGGGAACCGGTGCTTCTCCTGGATGATGTGTTCGCCGAGCTGGACCGGCGTCGCCGGGCCCGGCTGGCGGAGGTGGCGGCGGGCGCCGAACAGGTGCTGGTGACCGCCGCCGTGGACGAGGACGTGCCCGCCGAACTGGCCGGACATCGGTTCCTCGTGGCGGATGGTGAGATCAACCGAGGGTGATCGGTGTGAAGCGGATACCCCGGGTGATCGGCGCCCCAGCAGTTGCCCACCGATCTGGGGACAAACCTGTGGACAGTGTGGATAACACCAGGAACGCGTCATCGCCCCGCGTGACCAAGGGGCCGGAAAAGCGGCTTGACACCCTCCGCTCGGGTGGTAACCCGAGTGAGGGAGCCTTGTTCGACACGCAGAGTGAGCGGCAACCGGTATCGAACGGCGCAATGGATACCGAAAGCAAGGAACTGGCTACGGGTCGTGATCTCGCTCGTGCCGCGCTAGACGCCGCGAAGGCCAAAGCGAAGGCCCGCGGCGTTGAACCAGGCGTGCGCCGCGGCCGTGTCACCGGCGGGGGAGCCGGGTCGAACGGGCAGAGCTCACGACGTCGTCGCTGGTCAGGGCCGGGTGCCGACGCCCGCGATCCGCAACCGCTCGGCAGGCTCGCCTCCCGGATCGCGGTCGACCGCGGCTGGAACACGCGGCTGGCCAACGGTCAGGTCTTCGGTAGCTGGGCACGGCTCGTGGGTGAAGAGGTCGCCGAACACGCCCAGCCGGTCGCCTTGAAGGACGGCGAGTTGACCGTCCGCGCGAGTTCGACGGCGTGGGCGACTCAGCTGCGCCTCCTGCAGGGGCAGCTGCTGGCGAAGATCGCGAAAGGCGTCGGGCACGGCGTGGTGAAGAAGATGCGGATCCAGGGGCCGACGGCGCCGAGCTGGCGCAAAGGGCCGCGGCACGTCCCGGGACGCGGTCCGCGTGACACGTACGGCTGATCCGAGTTGCGCTTCGCCGCGACTGTGTCACCAGCGCGCCGAGAAGGCGCTTAGGGCGCTTCGCGAACGTCAAGACTCTTCTTTGAGCGAATTAGCGCGCCTGTGAGCAAATCAGGGGTGTCCTTGCCGCATGTCAGCGGGCGTGGCCAAGTACACTGGAGCTGAGCGAGTGTCCGCTCGGGCGAGACGAGGAGAATCAACACCTGTGACCGAGAACAAGAGCGAATACAACGCGTCGTCGATCACGGTGCTCGAAGGCCTCGAAGCCGTCCGCAAGCGCCCCGGTATGTACATCGGTTCCACCGGTGAACGCGGCCTCCACCACCTCGTTCAAGAGGTGGTCGACAACTCCGTCGACGAGGCGATGGCAGGCCACGCCACCAAGGTCGAGGTCACGCTGCTTGCCGACGGCGGGGTGCGGGTCGTCGACGACGGCCGCGGTATCCCGGTCGAGGAACACCCGGTCCACAAGAAGTCCACTCTAGAGATCGTGCATACCGTGCTCCACGCGGGCGGCAAGTTCGACAGCGATTCCTACGCGGTCTCCGGTGGTCTGCACGGCGTCGGTGTCTCCGTGGTGAACGCGCTCTCCACGGCACTGGACGTGGAGGTCTGCCGCGACGGCAGGATCTGGCGTCAGCACTATGAACGTTCCAAGCCCGGTGAGCTGATCGAGGTTGGTGCCACAGGCCGAACAGGCACCAGTACCATTTTTTGGGCCGACGAGGACATCTTCGAGACCACGACGTACAACTTCGAGACGATTTCCCGGCGTCTCCAGGAGATGGCCTTCCTCAACAAGGGCCTGACCCTCTCGCTGCGCGACGAGCGCGTCGCCGACGAAGAGGCCGAAGAGGACGCGTCCGGCCAAGCGGCACGGGTCAAGGAAAAGACCTACTGCTACCCCGGCGGGCTCGAAGACTTCGTCAAGCACATCAACGGCAGCAAGGACCCGATCCACACCAGCGTGATCTCCTTCGAGGGCAAGGGCACCGGCCTCGAAGTCGAGGTCGCCATGCAGTGGAACAACGGCTTCACGCCGTCGGTGTACACCTTCGCCAACACGATCAACACGCACGAGGGCGGCACGCACGAAGAGGGCTTCCGCGCCGCGCTCACCCGCGTCGTAAACGCGTACGCGCGCGAGAAGAAGCTGCTCAAGGAGAAGGACGCCAACCTGACCGGTGACGACGTGCGCGAGGGGCTCGCCGCGATCGTCTCGATCAAGCTGTCCGAGCCGCAGTTCGAGGGCCAGACCAAGACCAAGCTGGGCAACAGCGAGGCCAAGACGTTCGTGCAGCAGACGTCGAACGAATGGCTGGCCGACTGGTTCGAGCGCAACCCCACCGAGGCGAAGACGATCATCAACAAGTCGATCTCCTCGTCGCAGGCGCGGATGGCCGCCCGCAAGGCGCGCGACCTGGTCCGCCGCAAGGGCGCGCTGGAGATCGGCGGGCTGCCCGGCAAGCTCAAGGACTGCCGGTCGACCAATCCGTCGGAATGCGAGCTCTACATCGTCGAGGGTGACTCGGCCGGTGGTTCGGCCAAGGAAGGCCGCGACTCGATGTACCAGGCGATCCTGCCGATCCGGGGCAAGATCATCAACGTCGAGAAGGCCCGTATCGACCGTGTCCTCAAGAACACCGAGGTCCAGTCGCTGATCACCGCGCTCGGCACCGGTATCCACGAAGAGTTCGACATCGAGAAGCTGCGCTACCACAAGGTCGTGCTGATGGCCGACGCCGACGTCGACGGCCAGCACATCACCACGCTGCTGCTCACCCTGCTCTTCCGGTTCATGACCCCGCTGATCGAACACGGCCACGTGTTCCTCTCGCGGCCGCCGTTGTACAAGATCAAGTGGCCGCGGGCCGAGCCGGAGTACGCCTACTCCGACCGGGAACGCGACGCCGTCATCCAGGCCGGTGTCGAGGCGGGCAAGCGCCTCCCCAAGGACGACGCGATCCAGCGCTACAAGGGTCTCGGCGAGATGAACGCCGAAGAGCTGTGGGAGACCACGATGGACCCGGCGAACCGGCTGCTCGGCCAGGTCACCCTGGACGACGCCGCGCAGGCCGACGACCTGTTCTCCGTCCTGATGGGCGAAGACGTCGAAGCGCGCCGTTCCTTCATCACGCGTAACGCCAAGGACGTGCGCTTCCTCGACGTCTAGGCGTCCCCGTTCTTTGTCCCCTTAGGACTGCTCTCACGAGAAGGACCTCATGACGGAAACCTTGCCGCCCGCTCCGGACCACGACCGGATCGAACCGGTCGACATCCAGCAGGAGATGCAGCGCTCCTACATCGACTACGCGATGAGCGTCATCGTGTCGCGGGCGCTGCCGGACGTGCGGGACGGCCTCAAGCCGGTGCACCGCCGCGTGCTGTACTCGATGTTCGACTCCGGCTTCCGCCCGGACCGGCAGCACAACAAGTGCTCCCGCGTGGTCGGCGACGTGCTCGGCAATTACCACCCGCACAACGACACCGCCGTCTACGACGCACTGGTGCGGCTGGCGCAGCCGTGGGCGCTGCGGTATCCGTTGATCGACGGCCAGGGCAACTTCGGTTCGCCTGGCAACGACCCGGCGGCCGCCATGCGGTACACGGAATGCCGCCTGTCGCATATCGCCATGCACATGCTGCAGGACATCGACGAAGACACCGTCGATTTCTCCGACAACTACGACGGCCGTACCCAGGAGCCGGACGTCCTGCCATCGCGGTTCCCGAACCTGCTGGTCAACGGCGGCTCCGGGATCGCGGTCGGAATGGCGACCAACATCCCGCCGCACAACCTGCGCGAGGTGGCCGACGGCGTCAAATGGGCGCTGGAGAACTTCGAGGCCGACGACGACGAGCTGCTCGCCGCGCTGCTGGTCCGGATCAAGGGCCCCGACTTCCCGACCAAGGCGATGATCCTCGGCAACTCCGGCATCGAGGACGCGTACCGCACCGGCCGCGGCTCCGTGCGCATGCGCGCGGTCGTCGAGGTGGAAGAGGACGCCAAGGGCCGCACGATCCTGGTCGTGTCCGAGCTGCCGTACCAGGTCAACCCGGACAACCTGGTCGAGAACATCGCGAACCTGGTCCGAGACGGCAAGCTCACCGGCATCTCCGACATCGCCGACGAGTCCAACAGCCGCAGCGGGATGCGGATCGTCGTCACGGTCAAACGTGACGCGGTCGCCAAGGTCGTGCTGAACAACCTGTACAAGCACACCCAGTTGCAGCAGAACTTCGGGGTCAACATGCTGGCCCTGGTCGACGGCGTGCCGCGCACGCTGCGCCTCGACCAGATGATCCGGCACTACGTGAAGCACCAGATCGAGGTCATCGTCCGCCGGACCCGCTTCCGGCTGCGCAAGGCCGAAGAGCGCGCCCACATCCTGCGCGGTCTGGTCAAGGCGCTGGACATGCTCGACGAGGTCATCGCCCTGATCCGGCGCTCGCCTTCGGCCGAAGAGGCCCGGCCCGCGCTGATGAGGCTGCTCGACGTCGACGAGATCCAGGCGGCCGCGATCCTCGACATGCAGCTCCGCCGCCTCGCGGCACTGGAGCGGCAGCGGATCGTCGACACCCTGGCCGAGATCGAACTCGAGATCGCCGACCTCAAGGACATCCTCGAGAAGCCCGAGCGGCAGCGCTCGATCATCGCCGAGGAACTGCAGGAGATCGTCGACAAGTACGGCGACGACCGGCGCACCAAGATCATCCCGTTCGACGGCGAGGTCTCGGTCGAAGACCTCATCGCGGTCGAGGACGTCGTCGTCACCATCACCCGCACGGGTTACGCAAAGCGGACGAAAACCGATCTGTACCGCTCGCAGAAACGCGGCGGCAAGGGCGTCCAGGGCGCGACCCTCAAACAGGACGACATCGTCCAGCACTTCTTCGTCTGCTCGACGCACGACTGGATCCTGTTCTTCACGAACAAGGGCCGCGTCTACCGCGCCAAGGCCTACGACCTGCCCGAGGCCAACCGCAACGCGCGCGGCCAGCACGTCGCGAACCTGCTCGCGTTCCAGCCGGACGAGAAGATCGCCCAGGTCATCGAGATCCCGAACTACGAGGTCGCCCCGTACCTGGTGCTCGCGACCCGTCGCGGTCTGGTGAAGAAGACCAAGCTCACCGACTTCGACTCCAACCGCGCCGGCGGCCTCATCGCCGTCAACCTGCGCGAAGGGGACGAGCTGGTCGGCGCGGTCCTCGCGGCCGCCGAGGACGACCTGCTCCTCGTGTCCGCGGAAGGCCAGTCGATCCGCTTCCACGCCACCGACGAAGCCCTGCGCCCGATGGGCCGTGCGACGTCCGGTGTGCTGGGCATGCGGTTCAACGACGGTGACGAACTGCTCGGCCTCAACGTCGTCCAGCCGGACAGGTTCCTCCTCGTCGCCACCGCGGGCGGCTACGCCAAGCGCACCCCGACCGAGGACTATCCGGTGCAGGGCCGCGGTGGCAAGGGTGTGCTCACCATTCAGTACGACCAGAAACGTGGCAGGCTGGTGGGCGCGGTCATCGTCGACGCCGAAGACGAGCTCTACGCGATCACCTCCAGCGGCGGGGTGATCCGGACTTCGGCCGGGCAGGTGCGCAAGGCAGGCAGGCAGACGAAGGGGGTGCGGCTGATGAATCTCGGCGAAGGAACCACTCTTCTCGCGGTCGCACGCAACGCGGACGAGCCCTCAGACGTCGCCACTGCAGGTAGTGCTGAAGGAGAAGAAACCCCGGCGTCGGAGCAGGAATAGACGACGCCCCACGTACTGGGTAAGGACTGACACCTCGTGACACCATCCGAGAAGCCCGAAGCAGGCGGCGCGCCGGCGGGATCGTCGAGCCCGCCCTGGCAGCGCGACAGCGGCGCCGGGGAACCCGAAGGCTCCAGTGAGCAGACGGTCTCGGTGTCTTCGGTCGCCACCGAAGACGTGGCCCACTCGGACCCGAACCGGGACGCGCCCACCGTGACCGATTACCACGGGGTAAGCGGCACCGCCGCGAAGAAGCTCTTCGGCGACAGCGGAGAGGGCGACCCCGCCCCCTCCGTCATCCCGTCGGCCTCCCGCGGCCGCGCCACGCCCACCGCGCTCCGCCGTCCCGGCCGCGGACCGCGTCGCGCCAGCCTGCAGATCAAACGCTTCGACCCTTGGTCGGTGCTGAAACTGTCCCTCGTCCTCGGTGTCGCGCTGTTCTTCGTGTGGCTCGTCGCCGTCGGCGTCCTGTACACCGTGCTCGACGGCATGGGTGTCTGGGACAAACTCAACGGAACCTATTCGTCGCTCGTCGGCGGCGAAGGGGCCGACGCGCCGGCCGACCCGTTGATCAGCGCCGGCCGCGTCTTCGGGATCGCGGCCATCCTGGGCGCCATCAACATCGTGCTGATCTCGGCGCTGGCCACCGTCAGCGCCTTCATCTACAACGTCTCCGCCGACCTCGCCGGAGGCCTGGAAGTGACCCTTTCCGAACGAGAGTGACCCGGTTGCAGGACGCCGAAAGGCGTCCTGTAATCTTCTTCTCGTTCGGGCCCATAGCTCAGGCGGTTAGAGCGCTTCGCTGATAACGAAGAGGTCCCAGGTTCAAGTCCTGGTGGGCCCACTCCGAAAGCCGGTTCGCGAGCATCGCGAGTCGGCTTTTCTGGCGAGGGCCTTCGCCGCGTCTTCGCGGCAGGGTCTTTGGTTCCACGTGGAACGTGGTGCAGTAGCATCGGTGGGGAAGCGGAGCAACTCGGCGGAAAGAGGGGGCTTCTGATGAAGAAGCTGTTGGCACTCGCGACCATCGCGGGCGGCGTGCTGTTCGTGATCAAGCGCAACAAGGCAGCCAAGGCCGAGGCAGACCTCTGGCGTGAGGCCACCGCGCCGACCGAGCGTCCGCTGGGCGCCGCTTCCACGAACGGAAGCACCCCGGCCAAGGCGGCGGACGCGTCCCGCAACAACTGATTTCGGCGCGGGTGGTTGTCATGATCACCCGCGGTCCGGGGCTGTAGCTCAATTGGTAGAGCACTGCCTTTGCAAGGCAGGGGTCAGGGGTTCGATTCCCCTCAGCTCCACACTTTCCGGAAGAGTCCTGTTCGCCGACAAGGCGAACAGGACTCTTTTCGTTGTCCAGAGACTTCGCCCAGCGGCGGTGACGTTCGTCACCGTATGCGGATGACAAAGGTCGGCTCCCAGCCAAGTCAACGCTGCTTACATGGGATGAAATTCGGACAGCGAGGTGAACATGGTCAGTTTCGAAACCGACCTCGACGATCTCAGGTCGTCGAGCAAGGAACTGCAGAAGGCCGCCGACATCGTCAGTACCGCCCATACCGGGGTGAGAGGGCAGGACGTGCCCGTTTCCGACCCCGCCACGGGTGGCCTTCTGCCCGGTTTGTTCGCGCCGGACACCGTGTTCGGGAAGTCCCTGGGCATGCGTGAGGTTTCGGCGGCGTACGAGGAACACCGCCAGGCCGTGGAGAAGATGCTCGCGCGGCTGCACGGCAGCACGCAAGACGCCGCACGGGCACTGGCGAAGGTCGCCGAACTGTACGAATCCGTCGACGAGGACAACAAGCAGCGAATGAACCGCGCGGCGTACGGGGAACAGGGGTAGCGGCGTGGACGGGTACTTCACCGCACTGGACGCGGAGACCACCGCCGGAGGTGGCGACAAGAACACCGAGCTTCTCGAGGGAATCACCCACGACCTCAGAGCGGGCGCCGAAAAGGCCTACATCGCGTTGGACCTCCTCTTCATGGACTGGCTCATCGGCAGCGACGTGGATCTCAGTGGCGGGCGAAAGGAACAGGTCCGTGACTTCTTCCTCGAGTTCTCCGAGGCGGAGCTCGTCGGCGAGAACAGCCTGCAGACCATGATCGAGGCCTACGAGAGTTTCTGGAACGCCTTCCAGGACACGAAAGCGCCGCTCGACCGGTCCCTGGT encodes the following:
- a CDS encoding DciA family protein, with the translated sequence MDTESKELATGRDLARAALDAAKAKAKARGVEPGVRRGRVTGGGAGSNGQSSRRRRWSGPGADARDPQPLGRLASRIAVDRGWNTRLANGQVFGSWARLVGEEVAEHAQPVALKDGELTVRASSTAWATQLRLLQGQLLAKIAKGVGHGVVKKMRIQGPTAPSWRKGPRHVPGRGPRDTYG
- the gyrB gene encoding DNA topoisomerase (ATP-hydrolyzing) subunit B gives rise to the protein MTENKSEYNASSITVLEGLEAVRKRPGMYIGSTGERGLHHLVQEVVDNSVDEAMAGHATKVEVTLLADGGVRVVDDGRGIPVEEHPVHKKSTLEIVHTVLHAGGKFDSDSYAVSGGLHGVGVSVVNALSTALDVEVCRDGRIWRQHYERSKPGELIEVGATGRTGTSTIFWADEDIFETTTYNFETISRRLQEMAFLNKGLTLSLRDERVADEEAEEDASGQAARVKEKTYCYPGGLEDFVKHINGSKDPIHTSVISFEGKGTGLEVEVAMQWNNGFTPSVYTFANTINTHEGGTHEEGFRAALTRVVNAYAREKKLLKEKDANLTGDDVREGLAAIVSIKLSEPQFEGQTKTKLGNSEAKTFVQQTSNEWLADWFERNPTEAKTIINKSISSSQARMAARKARDLVRRKGALEIGGLPGKLKDCRSTNPSECELYIVEGDSAGGSAKEGRDSMYQAILPIRGKIINVEKARIDRVLKNTEVQSLITALGTGIHEEFDIEKLRYHKVVLMADADVDGQHITTLLLTLLFRFMTPLIEHGHVFLSRPPLYKIKWPRAEPEYAYSDRERDAVIQAGVEAGKRLPKDDAIQRYKGLGEMNAEELWETTMDPANRLLGQVTLDDAAQADDLFSVLMGEDVEARRSFITRNAKDVRFLDV
- the gyrA gene encoding DNA gyrase subunit A, translated to MTETLPPAPDHDRIEPVDIQQEMQRSYIDYAMSVIVSRALPDVRDGLKPVHRRVLYSMFDSGFRPDRQHNKCSRVVGDVLGNYHPHNDTAVYDALVRLAQPWALRYPLIDGQGNFGSPGNDPAAAMRYTECRLSHIAMHMLQDIDEDTVDFSDNYDGRTQEPDVLPSRFPNLLVNGGSGIAVGMATNIPPHNLREVADGVKWALENFEADDDELLAALLVRIKGPDFPTKAMILGNSGIEDAYRTGRGSVRMRAVVEVEEDAKGRTILVVSELPYQVNPDNLVENIANLVRDGKLTGISDIADESNSRSGMRIVVTVKRDAVAKVVLNNLYKHTQLQQNFGVNMLALVDGVPRTLRLDQMIRHYVKHQIEVIVRRTRFRLRKAEERAHILRGLVKALDMLDEVIALIRRSPSAEEARPALMRLLDVDEIQAAAILDMQLRRLAALERQRIVDTLAEIELEIADLKDILEKPERQRSIIAEELQEIVDKYGDDRRTKIIPFDGEVSVEDLIAVEDVVVTITRTGYAKRTKTDLYRSQKRGGKGVQGATLKQDDIVQHFFVCSTHDWILFFTNKGRVYRAKAYDLPEANRNARGQHVANLLAFQPDEKIAQVIEIPNYEVAPYLVLATRRGLVKKTKLTDFDSNRAGGLIAVNLREGDELVGAVLAAAEDDLLLVSAEGQSIRFHATDEALRPMGRATSGVLGMRFNDGDELLGLNVVQPDRFLLVATAGGYAKRTPTEDYPVQGRGGKGVLTIQYDQKRGRLVGAVIVDAEDELYAITSSGGVIRTSAGQVRKAGRQTKGVRLMNLGEGTTLLAVARNADEPSDVATAGSAEGEETPASEQE
- a CDS encoding DUF3566 domain-containing protein, producing the protein MTPSEKPEAGGAPAGSSSPPWQRDSGAGEPEGSSEQTVSVSSVATEDVAHSDPNRDAPTVTDYHGVSGTAAKKLFGDSGEGDPAPSVIPSASRGRATPTALRRPGRGPRRASLQIKRFDPWSVLKLSLVLGVALFFVWLVAVGVLYTVLDGMGVWDKLNGTYSSLVGGEGADAPADPLISAGRVFGIAAILGAINIVLISALATVSAFIYNVSADLAGGLEVTLSERE
- a CDS encoding DLW-39 family protein, with product MKKLLALATIAGGVLFVIKRNKAAKAEADLWREATAPTERPLGAASTNGSTPAKAADASRNN